A portion of the Oxynema aestuarii AP17 genome contains these proteins:
- a CDS encoding FtsX-like permease family protein, which produces MPSIARKNLFEDLPRFLVAQAGIMFAVSLVTIQTGIFQGVIRSTALMVERSKADIWLGSENLANVEMTLQIPFERLEEAQTVEGVSRAEALIVNGTLWRDRSGNLNHVRIVGFDPQGELFSPGEIVKGRIDELNDPYAVFVDEASATDLNVAWVNDVVEVGAFRTRVVGFMEGLQNSINSPLVLTSLENANAYVTSRPGEGAPDLSPDDPEPLGEDDKISFVLIEAATGEDLDVLKQRLQDALPNTIAYTREEMTVKTRTYWEERTGIGFILGLGAVVGIVVGMVVVGQILYSSVSDHLKEFGTLKAMGASDWTIYSVIIEQALWMAVLGYLPGMALCFGVRAWVVTAQGLTIAINPMTAVGVFGLTVVMCVGSAIFAIQKVNRVDPAIVFKA; this is translated from the coding sequence ATGCCTTCAATTGCTCGTAAAAACCTGTTTGAAGACCTGCCTCGCTTCCTCGTCGCTCAAGCGGGAATTATGTTTGCCGTCAGCCTGGTGACCATTCAGACGGGTATTTTTCAAGGCGTCATCCGTTCCACCGCTTTGATGGTCGAGCGGTCCAAAGCCGATATCTGGTTGGGTTCGGAAAATCTCGCCAACGTCGAAATGACCTTGCAAATTCCCTTCGAACGGCTCGAAGAAGCGCAAACTGTAGAAGGGGTCAGCCGTGCGGAAGCGTTGATCGTCAACGGGACCTTGTGGCGCGATCGCAGTGGCAACCTAAACCACGTTCGCATTGTCGGCTTCGATCCGCAAGGGGAGTTATTCAGTCCCGGGGAGATCGTCAAAGGACGCATCGACGAGTTAAACGACCCCTATGCAGTTTTTGTAGACGAAGCAAGCGCTACAGATTTAAACGTGGCTTGGGTGAATGATGTAGTAGAGGTGGGAGCTTTTCGTACCCGGGTCGTCGGTTTTATGGAAGGGCTGCAAAATTCGATCAACAGTCCCTTAGTGCTGACCTCGTTGGAAAATGCGAACGCTTACGTCACCTCGCGTCCGGGAGAAGGGGCTCCAGATTTATCCCCCGACGACCCGGAACCCCTCGGCGAGGACGACAAAATCAGCTTTGTATTAATTGAAGCGGCAACAGGAGAAGATCTAGACGTGCTCAAGCAACGGTTGCAAGACGCCTTACCGAATACGATCGCCTACACCCGCGAAGAAATGACGGTAAAAACCCGCACCTATTGGGAAGAACGAACCGGAATCGGCTTTATTCTCGGCTTGGGGGCGGTCGTCGGCATCGTCGTGGGGATGGTGGTCGTCGGTCAGATTTTGTATTCTTCCGTTTCCGATCACCTCAAAGAGTTCGGGACGCTCAAAGCGATGGGGGCGTCAGATTGGACGATTTACAGCGTGATTATCGAACAGGCGCTGTGGATGGCTGTTTTGGGCTATTTGCCGGGAATGGCGCTCTGTTTTGGGGTGAGAGCTTGGGTGGTGACCGCCCAGGGATTGACGATCGCCATTAATCCGATGACGGCGGTGGGGGTGTTCGGCTTGACCGTAGTCATGTGTGTCGGATCGGCGATTTTTGCCATTCAGAAAGTCAATCGGGTGGATCCGGCGATCGTCTTCAAAGCCTAA
- a CDS encoding ABC transporter ATP-binding protein yields MTASIEYQESIRDNFTDVADRAVPKVTTDRGAIEARRIKMRFPSGTGFFEALQGINLTVNPGDIQLLMGPSGSGKTTLLSILAGMLTPTSGTVQLLGEEITWMSRSQLSRFRQQHIGFIFQGFNLFPALTAAENIEVALNLKGIKGRQAHQEAVHLLGEVGLHDKAHQLPRDLSGGQKQRVAIARALAGHPKLIMADEPTAALDSHSGHAVIELLRKLAKEGGSTVLMVTHDPRILDVADRVLYLEDGMLKPEKSF; encoded by the coding sequence ATGACTGCTTCCATAGAATATCAAGAGTCAATCCGCGACAACTTTACCGACGTGGCCGATCGCGCCGTCCCCAAGGTCACGACCGATCGCGGGGCGATCGAAGCAAGACGGATCAAAATGCGATTTCCCTCGGGAACGGGCTTTTTTGAAGCGCTCCAAGGCATCAACCTGACTGTCAATCCCGGAGACATCCAACTGTTGATGGGGCCTTCCGGGTCCGGGAAAACCACCTTACTCTCAATTTTGGCGGGAATGCTGACGCCGACTTCGGGAACGGTCCAGTTATTGGGCGAAGAAATTACCTGGATGTCGCGATCGCAACTCTCCCGTTTCCGCCAGCAACATATCGGCTTTATCTTCCAAGGCTTTAACTTATTCCCGGCCCTGACCGCCGCCGAAAACATCGAAGTCGCCCTCAACCTCAAAGGCATTAAAGGACGACAGGCCCACCAAGAAGCGGTTCACCTCCTCGGAGAAGTCGGCTTGCACGACAAAGCCCACCAGTTACCTCGCGACTTGTCCGGCGGTCAAAAACAGCGCGTGGCGATCGCCCGGGCCCTGGCGGGACATCCCAAACTCATTATGGCCGACGAACCCACCGCCGCCCTCGACTCCCATAGCGGACACGCCGTAATCGAACTGTTACGCAAACTCGCCAAAGAAGGCGGTTCCACCGTCTTGATGGTCACCCACGACCCCCGAATCTTAGACGTAGCCGATCGCGTTTTATATCTCGAAGACGGAATGCTCAAACCGGAAAAAAGTTTTTAG
- a CDS encoding B12-binding domain-containing radical SAM protein — protein MRVLLLYPLFPKSFWSFEKTLALVNRKALLPPLGLITVAAILPQEWDFRLVDRNVRDATEEDWEWADLVVVSAMIVQKEDFCDQIREAKRRGKPVAVGGPYPTSVPEEAKEAGADYLILDEGEITLPMFVEALERGDTHGVFRAHEKPDVTQTPIPRFDLLDRDAYDTLPIQFSRGCPFQCEFCDIIILYGRKPRTKTPEQLLAELDRLLELGFQQSIFLVDDNFIGNKRNVKLLLRALKEWQKERGYPFKFTTEASVDLAEDPELMELMADCNFYAVFLGIETPDEASLTVTKKFQNTRDPLSAAVEKITRSGLRVMAGFIIGFDGEKPGAGDRIVRFVEETAIPMPMLSMLQALPNTGLSQRLKKEGRMRSKTLVNGNQTTLMNFVPTRPVEDIAREYIEAFWELYDPKKFLDRVYRHFLILGAPKNPMRRRKVDWIAIRALLILAWRQGVVRETRWKFWINLLNILRYNPGVWDHYLTICAYFEHFYEYRQLVRDRIQAQLNEFLANEAAIEALEREAENNESAVA, from the coding sequence ATGCGAGTATTGCTTTTATACCCCCTTTTTCCTAAAAGTTTCTGGTCTTTTGAGAAAACCTTAGCCTTAGTCAATCGCAAAGCCTTACTGCCTCCCCTGGGATTGATTACCGTAGCGGCCATTTTGCCTCAAGAATGGGACTTTAGACTGGTAGACCGCAACGTGCGCGATGCGACCGAGGAAGATTGGGAATGGGCCGATCTGGTCGTCGTTTCGGCCATGATCGTCCAGAAAGAAGATTTTTGCGACCAAATTCGCGAAGCCAAACGGCGGGGCAAACCCGTCGCCGTCGGCGGTCCGTACCCGACCTCGGTTCCCGAAGAAGCGAAGGAAGCCGGGGCCGATTACCTGATTTTAGATGAAGGGGAAATTACCCTGCCGATGTTCGTCGAAGCCCTCGAACGCGGCGACACCCACGGGGTCTTTCGCGCCCACGAAAAGCCCGACGTGACCCAAACCCCGATTCCCCGGTTCGATCTGCTCGATCGCGACGCCTACGATACCTTACCGATTCAATTTTCGCGCGGCTGCCCCTTTCAGTGCGAATTTTGCGACATTATCATCCTCTACGGTCGCAAACCGCGTACCAAAACCCCAGAACAACTGCTCGCCGAACTCGATCGCCTCTTAGAACTCGGCTTCCAGCAAAGTATTTTCCTGGTGGACGATAATTTTATCGGCAACAAACGCAATGTCAAACTCTTGTTAAGAGCCCTGAAAGAATGGCAGAAAGAACGGGGTTATCCGTTTAAATTTACGACGGAAGCTTCCGTCGATTTGGCCGAAGATCCGGAACTGATGGAATTGATGGCTGACTGCAATTTTTATGCAGTCTTTTTAGGCATTGAAACCCCCGACGAAGCCAGTTTGACCGTAACTAAAAAGTTTCAAAATACCCGCGATCCTCTGTCGGCGGCGGTAGAAAAAATTACCCGTTCCGGATTGCGGGTGATGGCGGGCTTTATTATCGGCTTCGACGGCGAAAAACCGGGGGCGGGCGATCGCATCGTGCGCTTTGTCGAAGAAACGGCGATTCCGATGCCGATGTTGAGTATGCTGCAAGCGCTGCCGAATACGGGCCTGTCCCAACGGTTGAAGAAAGAAGGGCGGATGCGGAGTAAAACCCTCGTCAATGGCAATCAAACCACGTTGATGAATTTCGTTCCCACCCGACCTGTGGAAGACATCGCCCGGGAGTATATCGAGGCGTTTTGGGAATTGTACGACCCGAAGAAGTTTCTCGATCGCGTCTACCGACATTTCTTGATTTTGGGAGCCCCCAAAAATCCCATGCGGCGGCGTAAGGTCGATTGGATTGCGATTCGGGCGCTGTTGATTTTGGCGTGGCGTCAGGGAGTGGTTCGCGAGACGCGCTGGAAGTTCTGGATTAATTTGTTGAATATTTTGCGCTACAATCCCGGGGTTTGGGACCATTATTTGACGATTTGCGCCTATTTCGAGCATTTCTACGAATATCGGCAGTTGGTGCGCGATCGCATTCAAGCGCAATTGAATGAATTTTTAGCCAATGAAGCGGCGATCGAAGCCTTAGAACGCGAAGCGGAAAACAACGAATCGGCAGTGGCTTAA
- a CDS encoding COP23 domain-containing protein, whose amino-acid sequence MSRLNLKNPLRLGMAASLALVFSSSAAVMALDPPRPSNVRVPPDSDNAPTETGDADAEGNPTATQPRFTCEVVEGEYTVMYHPQSQPGGSYEWAQPSAMGGGWTPEMRCQEIARRLEAYRPDGLERLQTAVENNYNTICVTTANNPDCRIVLTVPPGQDPELTRDRIFENLTVADSGQQTDAVNAIVGDDGRILREVEGVLGVPLPGSGGGSVVRANGIDLRPFLDRADGGTGDRLDSLNRGSSDAQLNPDNFR is encoded by the coding sequence ATGTCGCGACTTAATTTGAAAAATCCTTTGCGTTTGGGAATGGCGGCGAGTTTGGCGCTCGTCTTCAGTTCGAGTGCTGCGGTGATGGCCCTCGACCCGCCGCGTCCGTCTAATGTTAGAGTTCCCCCCGATTCGGACAATGCGCCGACGGAAACCGGGGATGCGGACGCAGAAGGCAATCCGACGGCGACCCAACCCCGTTTCACCTGCGAGGTCGTCGAGGGGGAATATACGGTGATGTACCACCCCCAAAGTCAACCGGGCGGTTCCTACGAATGGGCGCAACCGAGTGCGATGGGGGGCGGTTGGACGCCGGAAATGCGCTGTCAGGAAATTGCGCGCCGTCTGGAAGCCTATCGCCCGGATGGTTTGGAACGACTGCAAACGGCGGTCGAGAATAATTACAATACGATTTGCGTGACCACGGCGAATAACCCGGATTGTCGGATCGTGCTGACGGTTCCGCCGGGACAAGACCCGGAATTGACCCGCGATCGCATCTTCGAGAATCTCACGGTGGCCGATAGCGGTCAACAAACCGATGCGGTAAACGCGATTGTCGGCGACGACGGTCGCATCCTGCGCGAAGTCGAAGGGGTTTTAGGGGTTCCTTTACCCGGTAGCGGCGGCGGTTCGGTGGTACGCGCCAATGGAATCGATTTGCGACCGTTCCTCGATCGCGCCGATGGCGGGACGGGCGATCGTCTCGACAGCCTCAACCGTGGGAGTTCCGACGCTCAACTAAATCCGGACAATTTCCGCTAA
- a CDS encoding LCP family protein, with the protein MPTQNLSNQKSLTSKKTPSVPKEPPKGNRGGWLWLCFGLSGVAMLSATAGALLAVSLSSTPLMQSQLSAEDAAIFSQSELAKTNLRLPELTRPVNILVLGTSVLSSDLEQEAETDRQLGYHAQVNSLEGLSDVMLLVRFNPETNKLAILSIPRDTRTTIEGYGVRKINDANRYGGPALSAKAVSELLGGVRIDRYIRVNVQGVEKLVDALGGVNVYVPIDMKYRDDSQHLYIDLKQGEQYLNGAQALQFLRFRYDNLGDIGRIQRQQIMMRALMDQTLNLNTIGRLPKILSVIQDHIDTNLTLEEIAALGGFAAKVDRSAVQMLMVPGDFSDPEEYKASYWMPNYERLDAMVADHFDFDLHARGYRSVDPAYVKVAIQDSIEDWEAVERLRGILGDRGYWNVYASNPWHEPLATTRIVAQNGDLDSARSIQEVLGFGEVFVESTGSLRSDITIQLGRDWYTRRQHTAATNEETTPEEDLSFDRTLPSESSQVEDFRLEEIPAESSAPLPDYSWDNAYPSSYGSDYGENEGAQSRY; encoded by the coding sequence GTGCCAACGCAGAATCTATCGAACCAAAAATCCCTGACTTCCAAGAAAACGCCATCGGTTCCCAAAGAACCTCCAAAAGGGAATCGCGGGGGATGGTTGTGGCTGTGTTTTGGCTTGAGTGGCGTGGCAATGCTCTCCGCAACAGCAGGGGCATTGCTCGCCGTGTCGCTGTCGAGTACGCCTTTAATGCAAAGTCAGCTCAGCGCCGAAGATGCGGCGATCTTTTCCCAAAGCGAACTCGCCAAAACCAATCTTCGCCTTCCCGAGTTGACCCGCCCGGTCAATATCCTCGTCCTGGGAACCAGCGTTCTCAGTTCCGATCTCGAACAAGAAGCCGAAACCGATCGCCAATTGGGTTATCACGCCCAAGTCAATTCCCTCGAAGGGCTTTCCGACGTGATGCTCTTGGTCCGCTTCAATCCGGAAACGAACAAACTGGCGATCCTCTCCATTCCCCGCGATACCCGCACTACCATCGAAGGGTACGGCGTTCGTAAAATCAACGATGCCAACCGTTATGGCGGTCCGGCGTTGAGCGCTAAAGCCGTCAGCGAACTCCTCGGCGGCGTTCGCATCGATCGCTACATCCGCGTCAACGTTCAAGGGGTCGAAAAGTTAGTCGATGCCCTCGGTGGGGTCAATGTCTACGTCCCCATCGATATGAAATATCGAGACGACAGCCAACACCTCTACATCGACCTCAAACAAGGGGAACAATACCTCAACGGCGCCCAAGCGCTGCAGTTCTTGCGCTTCCGTTACGACAATTTGGGCGATATCGGTCGCATCCAACGCCAGCAAATCATGATGCGGGCGTTGATGGATCAAACCCTCAATCTCAATACCATCGGTCGCCTACCTAAAATTCTTTCGGTGATTCAAGACCACATCGATACCAACTTGACCTTGGAAGAAATTGCCGCTTTAGGCGGATTTGCGGCCAAGGTAGACCGTTCGGCGGTGCAGATGTTGATGGTTCCCGGGGATTTCAGCGATCCGGAAGAATATAAAGCCAGCTACTGGATGCCAAATTACGAGCGACTCGATGCGATGGTCGCCGATCATTTCGATTTCGACCTGCACGCCCGGGGTTATCGATCCGTGGATCCGGCTTACGTGAAAGTGGCGATCCAAGATAGTATCGAGGATTGGGAAGCGGTGGAGCGGTTGCGCGGGATTCTCGGCGATCGCGGTTATTGGAATGTCTACGCTTCCAACCCTTGGCACGAACCCCTCGCGACGACCCGGATTGTGGCACAAAACGGCGATCTCGACAGCGCCCGTTCGATTCAAGAAGTCCTCGGATTCGGTGAAGTCTTTGTCGAGAGTACCGGAAGTTTGCGATCGGATATTACGATTCAGTTGGGACGCGATTGGTACACGCGCCGCCAACATACTGCCGCCACGAACGAGGAGACGACCCCAGAGGAAGACCTCAGCTTCGATCGCACGTTGCCGTCCGAGTCGTCCCAGGTCGAGGATTTCCGTTTGGAGGAGATCCCCGCCGAATCGAGTGCGCCCCTACCGGACTACAGTTGGGACAATGCCTATCCGTCGAGTTACGGATCGGATTACGGCGAAAATGAGGGGGCGCAATCGCGATATTAA
- a CDS encoding S8 family serine peptidase → MSEQKQIKKLGWTIGSATVVLLGLPAIALQSSVGENGIDARRLHEPPYNLIGRKIAIAQVDIGRPRQFGLDKSVERHREIPVSRVFFRDSPAKTHTSNEPHEKQAQQHAENVAAVMISSDKALQGVAPGAKLYAAAIGFLQRSGQPEECLAAQHLAQQNGSDVRAINYSFGESLGQDPRPNAVLDGNALLTLCVDWLANVQNVLHVVAGNQGRGGIPIPTDNYNGLNVAFTTRQDNGVFSKVDFANIGSSFTGIRDRLRGLEGNIDDRRAIGLVAPGSDLELLNLEGEVVRASGTSFAAPHVTATVALLQEYGDRQLSEQQPGWSLDARRHEVMKAVLLNSAEKIADSGDGKHLNMSRTIVIEDNRTWLDSDAYRNPEIPLDGNMGTGQLNAFRAYQQFSGGQWSPEAPVPAIGWDYRRLEADSYRDYVLSQPLAANSYVSLSLVWNRQVELEDRNGNELYDIGESFRDRGLNQLDLYLMRADETDPANSIRASVSLVDSTEHIFFPVPESGRYKIRVHFRDRVNTDEQAYALAWWTVPTP, encoded by the coding sequence TTGAGCGAGCAAAAGCAGATTAAAAAACTGGGTTGGACGATCGGTAGTGCGACGGTGGTGTTGTTGGGTCTTCCGGCGATCGCCCTCCAAAGTTCCGTTGGCGAGAACGGGATCGACGCCCGACGACTCCACGAGCCTCCTTATAATCTGATCGGTCGCAAAATCGCGATCGCTCAGGTCGATATCGGTCGTCCGCGACAGTTCGGACTGGATAAATCCGTAGAACGCCATCGCGAAATCCCGGTCAGTCGGGTTTTTTTTCGCGACTCTCCCGCCAAGACCCACACCAGTAACGAGCCCCACGAAAAACAAGCCCAACAACACGCGGAAAATGTCGCCGCCGTGATGATTTCTTCGGATAAAGCGCTCCAGGGGGTCGCTCCGGGAGCGAAGTTATATGCGGCGGCGATCGGCTTTTTACAGCGAAGCGGTCAGCCCGAAGAATGTCTCGCGGCCCAACATCTCGCCCAGCAAAATGGGTCTGATGTGAGAGCGATTAATTATAGTTTTGGGGAATCTTTGGGTCAAGATCCCCGACCGAACGCGGTTTTGGACGGCAATGCACTACTCACTTTGTGTGTCGATTGGCTGGCGAACGTCCAAAATGTGCTGCACGTCGTCGCCGGAAATCAGGGACGCGGCGGCATTCCCATTCCCACGGATAATTACAACGGGTTGAACGTGGCGTTTACTACCCGTCAGGACAATGGGGTGTTTTCTAAAGTGGATTTTGCCAATATCGGTAGTTCCTTTACCGGAATCCGCGATCGCCTGCGGGGCTTGGAAGGCAATATCGACGATCGCCGGGCGATCGGCTTGGTCGCCCCCGGGAGCGATTTGGAATTACTCAACTTAGAGGGGGAAGTGGTGCGCGCCAGTGGCACCAGTTTCGCGGCGCCCCACGTGACCGCCACCGTCGCCCTCCTGCAAGAGTACGGCGATCGCCAACTGAGCGAACAACAGCCCGGTTGGAGTTTGGACGCGCGCCGTCACGAAGTCATGAAAGCGGTACTGCTCAACTCCGCCGAAAAAATTGCCGATAGCGGAGACGGCAAACATTTAAACATGAGCCGGACGATCGTCATCGAAGACAATCGCACCTGGCTCGACTCCGACGCCTACCGCAATCCGGAGATTCCCTTAGATGGGAATATGGGAACGGGACAGCTCAATGCGTTTCGCGCTTACCAGCAGTTTAGCGGCGGGCAGTGGAGTCCCGAGGCGCCCGTTCCGGCGATCGGATGGGATTACCGCCGTCTCGAAGCGGATTCCTATCGCGATTACGTGTTAAGTCAGCCCCTCGCGGCCAACAGTTACGTGTCCCTGAGTCTGGTGTGGAACCGACAGGTCGAACTCGAAGATCGCAACGGCAACGAACTTTACGACATTGGCGAGAGTTTCCGCGATCGCGGCTTGAACCAACTCGACCTTTACTTGATGCGCGCCGACGAAACCGATCCCGCCAACAGCATTCGAGCGTCGGTCAGCCTCGTTGACAGCACCGAACATATTTTCTTCCCCGTTCCCGAAAGCGGACGTTATAAAATTCGCGTCCACTTCCGCGATCGCGTCAACACCGACGAGCAAGCTTACGCCCTCGCCTGGTGGACCGTTCCCACTCCCTAA